The Papaver somniferum cultivar HN1 chromosome 3, ASM357369v1, whole genome shotgun sequence genome includes a region encoding these proteins:
- the LOC113357469 gene encoding gamma-glutamyl peptidase 5-like — MGRFGVLLCAEDSEFVKKRYGGYFGVFVRMLGEEGETWDMFKVCSGEFPKDEELELFDGFVITGSCSDAHGNDLWIVKLLNLLKKLDSLKKRVLGICFGHQVLSRALGGKTGRAESGWDIGVTNINLSTSSSIWESLKIPTTLSVIEFHRDEVRELPPSAKVMAWSSKTGIEMFMSGDHMMGIQGHPEYTKDILLNLIDRLLDRNLIQDSHAETAKASVEATEPSREAWMKLCRSFLKGRLVL; from the exons atGGGAAGATTTGGGGTTTTATTATGTGCAGAAGATTCAGAGTTTGTTAAGAAGAGATATGGAGGGTATTTTGGGGTATTTGTTAGAATGctaggagaagaaggagaaacatGGGATATGTTCAAAGTTTGTTCCGGTGAGTTTCCAAAAGATGAAGAACTTGAATTGTTTGATGGTTTCGTCATTACTGGGAGCTGTAGTGATGCTCATGGCAATGATCTTTGGATCGTTAAACTTTTGAATCTTCTGAAGAAATTAGATTCTCTTAAGAAACGTGTTCTTGGTATCTGTTTCGGTCATCAG GTCTTGAGCCGTGCATTAGGAGGTAAGACGGGGAGAGCTGAATCAGGCTGGGATATTGGAGTTACAAACATCAATCTTTCAACATCTTCAAGTATCTGGGAGTCCCTCAAGATCCCTACTACGCTCTCCGTAATTGAATTTCACCGTGATGAG GTAAGAGAATTGCCTCCATCAGCTAAAGTGATGGCATGGTCAAGCAAAACGGGAATTGAGATGTTTATGTCCGGGGATCACATGATGGGCATACAAGGTCACCCGGAATACACCAAAGACATACTTCTTAACTTAATTGATCGCCTCCTGGACCGTAATCTCATTCAG GATTCTCATGCTGAGACTGCCAAAGCAAGTGTAGAAGCAACAGAACCAAGCAGGGAGGCATGGATGAAGCTGTGTAGGAGCTTTCTCAAAGGTCGTCTAGTCTTGTGA
- the LOC113360018 gene encoding uncharacterized protein LOC113360018, which produces MSVNEAARAPPPAPAQSSGGGMLGGLGATIAQGMAFGGGRAMAHRAVDSIMGPRTIQHEAVGSDAVAAPATMNSVGGSDACGNQNKAFEDCLNNYGSDISKCQFYLDMLSE; this is translated from the exons ATGTCTGTAAATGAAGCTGCTCGTGCTCCTCCCCCGGCTCCTGCTCAGTCTAGTGGCGGAGGCATGCTTGGAGGATTGGGTGCTACCATTGCTCAGG GGATGGCTTTTGGGGGTGGACGTGCCATGGCACATAGAGCTGTTGACTCCATCATGGGTCCTCGCACCATTCAACATGAAGCTGTGGGCTCTGATGCTGTTGCTGCCCCAGCAACCATGAACagtgttggtggatctgatgcaTGCGGTAACCAAAATAAGGCCTTCGAGGAT TGCTTGAACAACTATGGAAGTGATATCAGCAAGTGTCAGTTTTACTTGGACATGTTGTCTGAATGA